Proteins encoded within one genomic window of Rhinolophus sinicus isolate RSC01 linkage group LG05, ASM3656204v1, whole genome shotgun sequence:
- the CITED2 gene encoding cbp/p300-interacting transactivator 2, translating to MADHMMAMNHGRFPDGTNGLHHHPAHRMGMGQFPSPHHHQQPQPQHAFNSLMGEHIHYGAGNMNTTSGIRHAMGPGTVNGGHPPSALAPAARFNNSQFMGPPVASQGGSLPASMQLQKLNNQYFNHHPYPHNHYMPDLHPAAGHQMNGTNQHFRDCNPKHSGGSSTPGGSAGSNTPGGSGGTSGGGAGNSNSGGGSGGSSSNMPASVAHVPAAMLPPNVIDTDFIDEEVLMSLVIEMGLDRIKELPELWLGQNEFDFMTDFVCKQQPSRVSC from the coding sequence ATGGCAGATCATATGATGGCCATGAACCACGGGCGCTTCCCCGACGGCACCAACGGGCTGCACCACCACCCTGCCCACCGCATGGGCATGGGGCAGTTCCCGAgcccccatcaccaccagcagCCGCAGCCCCAGCACGCCTTCAACTCCCTAATGGGCGAGCACATACACTACGGCGCGGGCAACATGAATACCACGAGCGGCATCAGGCACGCGATGGGGCCGGGGACTGTGAACGGAGGGCACCCCCCGAGTGCGCTGGCCCCCGCGGCCAGGTTTAACAACTCCCAGTTCATGGGCCCCCCGGTGGCCAGCCAGGGAGGCTCCCTGCCGGCCAGCATGCAGCTGCAGAAGCTCAATAACCAGTATTTCAACCATCACCCCTACCCCCACAACCACTACATGCCGGATTTGCACCCTGCTGCAGGCCACCAGATGAACGGGACAAACCAGCACTTCCGAGATTGCAACCCTAAGCACAGCGGCGGCAGCAGCACCCCCGGAGGCTCTGCAGGCAGCAACACTCCCGGCGGCTCCGGCGGCACCTCGGGCGGCGGCGCGGGCAACAGCAATAgtggcggcggcagcggcggcagcagcagcaacatGCCCGCGTCTGTGGCCCACGTCCCTGCTGCAATGCTGCCGCCCAATGTCATAGACACTGATTTCATCGACGAGGAAGTGCTTATGTCCTTGGTGATAGAAATGGGTTTGGACCGCATCAAGGAGCTGCCCGAACTCTGGCTGGGGCAAAACGAGTTTGATTTTATGACGGACTTCGTGTGCAAACAGCAGCCCAGTAGAGTAAGCTGTTGA